The Coffea arabica cultivar ET-39 chromosome 2c, Coffea Arabica ET-39 HiFi, whole genome shotgun sequence genome includes the window TTAACACTTGCTATAGGCTATAGCTAGGCCGAGGCGCTCGCTCTCTCTAtctctttttttatttgattatttcccCTCCTTCTGGCTGGGTCCTGAATGTCGTGGGGCTGGGGGCGGGTATTGGGGGCTTTCAATAAAGTTGGCTTGACAACTGCTCCAAACCCTACAACGTGGCCCCGACCAGATAATGAAAAACGAGCCCCACAATCATTACCCAACCAAAAACAGCCACGTCACACCAGAAACAGAATCCTAGTATTCAAAACAATCACCCTCCGACTTTACACTGAATAACGAAAACGCCCTTCCCTCTCCCTATATATTGTCCCCCAATCCCCTCCGTTTTGCAATCCTCATCGCCGTCTTTCCTCAGCCTCTTATATATCGAAAACAAAAAAGCCTCTCCTTCTTCGTTCGGAACTGGCAAACACTCAAACTCTGGAGGAAACTCAAAACAAAGGGCTGGTGCTCGCCCTGTATGAAGCCTTGAGTGCACGTGACGTGGACAAGGTCCAGCGGCTCGTGGCTCCCGACCTGGAGTGGTGGTTCCATGGTCCGCCTTCCCACCAGTTTCTGATGCGCCTCCTCACCGGCAATACTGACAAAGACTCCTTCAATTTCGTCCCACAATCAGTCGCCGCCTTTGGATCCACCGTCCTCGTAGAAGGGTGCGATCAGGCCCGCAACATCACCTGGGTTCACGCCTGGACCGTCACTGATGGGATAATTACCCAAGTCCGCGAGTACTTCAACACTTCCCTGACGGTGACCCGATTCGGGGCCGCAGATAATCCCTCCTCCTCGAATTTTGCCCAGATTACCTCTCTCCATTGCCCGTCCGTTTGGGAGAGCAGTCTCGCTAGCCAAGTCGGGATATCCGTGCCCGGTCTCGTCCTGGCTATTTGACTAAATTTGGATTGGGTTGTGATCTCCTGCTGCTGCACTACTAATTTATTAGTAGTATTATCgtaataattaaataaaaaaaggagTAGTACGAGGTGCAACCACGCTTATTGTGGTTTGAGTCAGTCCCATATGGGCTGAAGTGGTGGCGGTAACCGGTAAAGTCGTGCCTTACGTCTGCGAAGATGTAGGATCGACGGTCGGGATCGCTTTTCACTTTTCAGCGCGTCGTTTTTAGTCCCTTTAAAGTGCGTGTTTGCTTTTGTTCTGTTCTGTTATGTCCTGTTCAAGGGCGTATATTATGTTTGAGTCCATCATGACTGGGAAGGGTTCCTGGTATTTGGTCTCGGATGACGTCACTCCTATATGTTTTGTTTGCCTTTTCAATAAATGTTGTCGGATTTGTTTGCTTGATAATCTCATGCCACCTACTTATTATAGTAgcatctgtttttttttttttttttaattcttggcTGAATCTGTGTTACTTTATACTACTATTAGTTTGCACTAGTTTGTTTTAacaatatattttgaaaactgttttacaatccaattcaacacttaaatttgaATGTATTTGGATAGCCGGATCAGaaattatttgcttacatcagcAATACAATTTTTAACACATATTTTTATCTctctatttattttcttatctcacatatatcatatcacaaaaagtgttacagtaattatttcaaataatctcctatccaaactcTAATATAGTTGAtaattatttgataattaaaaattaaatatttaaatgaatTAAGTGGCATTTGTTATAAGTTATTTACTTATCATtaaatgtgatatgcactcaagtgtattaaatttaatacttaacaatttaataatttaatggatttagaaTTCagcaatttaataatttaattaatttagatttcaaattttagttctATCACACGCACTCTAACCTAAACTAGTCTTTCAACATACAAGGAGAAATCACCGAGCATAAGTTTGTTCGTGATGATTCCACTAATTCGCTAACCAACTGCTTCATGCGGTTAGTGATGGCTAATTAATCTTGCATCTATTTGtcaacaaaaaatttttaagctttttttatgaatttatttttcaatcacctttttatcattcatttctatttttcaatcatctgaCATACATTGAATTGCTATTGTACatttttacacaaaaaaaacttcaaaaaatagcaattcgaCAATTTTGCATTAGGTGAGATCACAACACACACTTCATTAACCACTGTGTAGTCATTCTCAACATTTATCTAGTATGATCGATCGTGTGGAATTCCCTTTGATTAATCACTATTTTGAACTAATGCTTATTTTTCCTAATTCTGGTTCATCTTCTTAGAATCTCTTAGATGCAAtcaatcaaaattaggaatgttAACGTAGAAGACCTGGTCCAGTATGATATGTTGCGTCCAACACTGGCAATATGTTCTGCAAAATTGATAAACTCCATCATTCATAAACAAATATATGTCGCCATCGAAGAAATTAAGGGTAAGAAAAATACCACAAAACTGACGAGGCTATGTTAATTGTTAGGATCCTATCCCGAATAATTGCAAGGATTGATCCGTTATTTTGACAGAATAAGCAAACACCAGCCGACGAAAGCTTGCCTTGTCTGTCACATCGAGAAGAAATTCATATGAAAATCTGGAATAAGAAGAAATGTCAAACGTCTTATCTTATGGTGCATAATTAAATTACCAAGTGGTTTTCGCTGAATTAGTTTGTTTGTCGAATGTCACTCGATTTGTTGATAAGGGCGAAGAAACGCATCATCTTGGCATAAGTTCAACGCAAATATTATTGAATTATACCAACCAAATGGACCGATTCAAGTGCCAACAAGTTATTCGAGACATGTAGATGAGTCATTGGCTATAGGTATCTGCTAGATAGATAAGATAGGCATTGGATGAACAGGAGGAGGAGTGTTTGCAGgggaagaaaacaaaaggtttaTTATTCATGAGTACTGATCAATTGATCGATGCGTTGGATTCTACTTATACAAGTTGACAATTGACCAGCAAAGTAAGAAATGACCATTGGGGAGCAAGCAAACAACAATTAGTTGCCTTTGGGCTTTTTTTTAAATCGAATCGTATAGAATCCGGTGAATTAACGGATAATTTTGCCCACTCCTGTTCGAAAGGAAAATTTAAATCGAATTTGGGAACGTGCGAAGGAGAGAATCAGAGCACGTGATACTACCAGCTGGAGGATGTCTTTTGAGACCTTCTAGCTAACCAATCCGACGGTCAAACTTTTG containing:
- the LOC113725320 gene encoding wound-induced protein 1-like; translation: MRLLTGNTDKDSFNFVPQSVAAFGSTVLVEGCDQARNITWVHAWTVTDGIITQVREYFNTSLTVTRFGAADNPSSSNFAQITSLHCPSVWESSLASQVGISVPGLVLAI